The following coding sequences are from one Salvia hispanica cultivar TCC Black 2014 chromosome 3, UniMelb_Shisp_WGS_1.0, whole genome shotgun sequence window:
- the LOC125214496 gene encoding uncharacterized protein LOC125214496, translating into MEDINIVRLSPLRPGGGGLKSPSSGKSTPRGSPSFRRLSSGRTPRREGARSGGHIFSYCFRSNRIVLWLLLITLWAYAGFYFQSRWAHGDNKEDLFSGGYGGEINGGKPGSQRNNRRDLIAAGALKSMNGTSNSSLENVEGDLAERGSGNSLHKSKASKKRSKRSGRSSRRRSSSKLKIVPQDVESEVDVPIEEIPKKNTTYGFLVGPFGSVEDSILDWSPEKRSGTCDRKGAFARLVWSRKFVLIFHELTMTGAPLAMMELATEFLSCGATISVIVLNKKGSLMSELHRRKIKVLEDKSDVSFKTAMKANIIIAGSAVCSSWIEQYLSRTVLGSSQIMWWIMENRREYFDRSKHVLNRVKKLIFLSEQQSKQWLAWCEEEKIKLKEEPALVPLSVNDELAFAAGISCSLNTPSFTTQNMLQKRQSLRNAVRQEMGLTDDDMLAVTLSSINPGKGQLLFMESARLVIDQGQQLNSSGLKDPILMDHDYYSRALLQNRRRDIKSYSGPKLSGKSSNTDTPIKKRIRSSHIFTNEGRLDTTMYGRDARRRKMLSQNVGKKGQNLKVLIGSVGSKSNKVPYVKTLLTYLSTHSKLSKSVLWTPATTRVASLYAAADVYVMNSQGIGETFGRVTIEAMAFGLPVLGTDSGGTREIVEHNVTGLLHPLGRPGCQVLARNLEFFLENPSARQEMGMRGREKVEKMYMKKHMFQKFGEVLYKCMRIK; encoded by the exons ATGGAGGATATCAACATAGTTAGGTTGTCTCCATTGAGGCCGGGTGGTGGCGGTTTGAAGTCGCCGTCCTCAGGGAAGTCAACTCCGAGGGGCTCTCCTTCTTTTAGGAGGTTGAGCTCTGGTCGGACTCCGAGAAGAGAGGGCGCCAGAAGTGGTGGTCATATTTTTTCCTATTGCTTCAGAAGCAACCGCATTGTGCTTTGGCTGCTTTTGATCACTCTTTGGGCTTATGCTGGATTCTATTTCCAGTCGAGATGGGCGCACGGAGATAATAAGGAAGATCTTTTCAGTGGTGGCTATGGAGGTGAAATAAATGGTGGAAAACCTGGATCACAGCGGAATAACAGGAGGGACTTGATTGCTGCTGGAGCACTTAAGTCCATGAACGGGACGAGTAACTCAAGTTTGGAGAATGTGGAAGGTGATCTTGCTGAGAGGGGAAGTGGTAATTCATTGCATAAAAGTAAGGCTTCGAAGAAGAGAAGTAAGAGATCTGGACGTAGTTCACGTAGGAGGAGCTCTAGTAAACTGAAGATTGTGCCACAAGATGTAGAAAGTGAAGTTGATGTACCAATTGAAGAAATTCCCAAGAAGAATACAACTTATGGATTCCTTGTTGGTCCATTTGGCTCTGTAGAGGATTCGATTTTAGACTGGAGTCCTGAAAAGCGGTCAGGCACCTGTGACCGGAAGGGTGCATTTGCACGTCTTGTTTGGTCGAGGAAGTTTGTGTTGATCTTCCATGAGCTGACCATGACAGGAGCCCCTCTTGCAATGATGGAGTTGGCAACTGAGTTTCTGAGCTGTGGAGCTACGATATCAGTTATAGTTCTGAACAAAAAAGGCAGCTTGATGTCAGAACTACACCGAAGGAAAATTAAAGTGCTCGAGGACAAGTCAGATGTGAGCTTCAAAACAGCCATGAAAGCAAATATCATAATTGCAGGTTCTGCGGTCTGTTCATCCTGGATAG AACAATACCTGTCTCGTACTGTTCTCGGTTCTAGTCAAATTATGTGGTGGATCATGGAGAATAGAAGAGAGTATTTTGATCGGTCAAAGCATGTGCTCAACAGAGTAAAGAAGTTGATTTTTCTTTCTGAACAACAATCCAAGCAGTGGTTAGCCTGGTGTGAGGAAGAAAAGATCAAGTTAAAAGAAGAGCCTGCATTGGTGCCACTCTCAGTCAATGATGAGCTTGCCTTTGCAGCAGGCATCTCATGCTCGCTAAATACTCCATCATTCACTACACAAAACATGCTACAAAAGAGACAGTCATTGAGAAATGCTGTTAGACAAGAAATGGGACTGACTGATGATGATATGTTGGCTGTTACCTTGAGCAGTATCAACCCTGGAAAGGGTCAGTTATTGTTTATGGAGTCGGCCCGTTTGGTAATTGACCAAGGCCAACAGCTGAACAGTTCTGGCCTGAAAGATCCAATCCTAATGGATCACGATTATTATTCAAGAGCTCTACTTCAGAATCGGAGAAGGGACATTAAATCTTACAGTGGACCAAAGCTCTCTGGTAAATCTTCAAACACAGACACGCCcataaagaaaagaataaggTCATCACATATCTTCACCAACGAGGGTAGACTTGATACTACGATGTATGGTAGAGATGctagaaggagaaaaatgttGTCCCAAAATGTTGGAAAGAAGGGACAGAATCTTAAGGTACTCATTGGCTCAGTCGGATCTAAAAGCAATAAAGTACCTTATGTGAAAACACTTCTTACGTACCTATCAACGCACTCAAAGTTGTCGAAGTCTGTGCTGTGGACTCCAGCAACAACTCGTGTTGCCTCCCTTTATGCCGCAGCAGATGTTTATGTAATGAATTCTCAG GGAATAGGAGAGACATTTGGAAGGGTAACAATTGAGGCCATGGCATTCGGACTTCCT GTGCTGGGAACGGATTCTGGAGGCACAAGGGAGATTGTCGAGCACAATGTAACGGGGCTACTCCATCCTTTGGGGCGCCCGGGCTGTCAGGTTCTTGCAAGAAACCTCGAATTCTTTCTTGAGAATCCATCAGCAAGGCAAGAAATGGGAATGAGGGGAAGAGAGAAGGTTGAGAAGATGTACATGAAAAAGCATATGTTTCAGAAATTCGGTGAGGTGTTGTACAAGTGCATGAGAATTAAGTAG
- the LOC125210779 gene encoding centromere protein C-like isoform X3, whose product MQKQLGVSMDNIDLYKPSNHKRRRRPGILGKSYNYKHRYSSTPSENDDMWMSSQETVSQDIPSPPKDVLQKLINPDPNVCDVEEVDLAESMNKTEDRDNDMLEELLSCNDDDLEGEGALNILQERLKIKPLDMEKLYCLTELPDVGRTNVLTSPGSYQRQHRSSLVLDSVLTSLNKKPRMEQELVESPANSVSSPTPPRNPFGSLSLLKKKIFQPNPLRDPFSPQDIDLCPHPNSSPADPKDNLLGQVDIRNDLGHELESHVEFGRTESAIPDINSQQGNQNAGCLLEQSLSENESMQRESGSTREQASPAQLRDKIVGLADAVSAQARDKVVGQADVPKELDMFSEMESNVEFNSKNLPVCNLDKHQVNENTDGPPEQLGDENASIPSMDANSRQNEEPNKNIGDSMNTNKNESDPSVDDKEGRGDASTREKIIPEQQEVRAAKLKRGKRIRDAHPMRKSLAEAGTSFETGVRRSKRVRMRPLEYWKGERFLYERVEDGLELIGLKYISPGKGNDSLKVKPYILSDKYKDILDLAARH is encoded by the exons ATGCAAAAACAACTAGGTGTTAGTATGGACAATATAGACCTTTATAAACCATCAAATCATAAGCGCCGTCGTCGTCCGGGAATTTTAGg GAAGTCATATAATTACAAGCACCGTTACTCCTCAACGCCTTCTGAAAATGATGACATGTGGATGTCCTCCCAAGAGACAGTGTCTCAGGACATTCCAAGTCCGCCTAAAGATGTGTTACAGAAGTTAATTAACCCTGATCCTAATGTTTGTGACGTGGAAGAAGTTGACTTGGCTG AATCTATGAATAAAACAGAGGATCGAGACAATGATATGTTGGAGGAACTGTTGTCCTGTAATGATGATGATTTGGAAGGTGAGGGAGCCTTGAATATCTTGCAGGAGCGGTTGAAGATCAAACCTCTTGATATGGAGAAGCTGTACTGCTTGACTGAACTTCCTGATGTTGGAAGGACTAATGTTTTAACCTCACCAGGAAGTTATCAAAGGCAGCACAGGAGTTCACTGGTTTTAGATAGTGTGCTGACAAGTTTGAATAAGAAACCTCGTATGGAACAAGAACTTGTGGAAAGTCCAGCTAATTCTGTATCTTCACCAACTCCTCCGAGAAATCCGTTTGGATCCTTATCTTTATTGAAAAAGAAGATTTTTCAGCCTAACCCTCTCAGAGATCCATTTTCACCACAGGACATTGATCTTTGTCCGCACCCAAATTCTTCTCCTGCCGACCCCAAGGATAACCTACTTGGACAGGTCGATATCCGAAACGATTTAGGACATGAGTTGGAATCACATGTAGAGTTTGGTCGTACTGAATCTGCAATACCTGATATAAATTCTCAACAAGGAAATCAAAATGCTGGTTGTCTGCTGGAACAGTCTCTAAGTGAAAATGAAAGCATGCAAAGAGAAAGTGGCAGTACTAGGGAACAAGCTTCTCCTGCCCAACTCAGGGATAAGATAGTTGGACTGGCTGATGCTGTTTCTGCACAGGCCAGGGATAAGGTAGTTGGGCAGGCTGATGTGCCTAAGGAGTTGGACATGTTTAGTGAGATGGAGTCAAATGTAGAGTTTAATAGCAAAAATTTACCAGTTTGTAATTTGGATAAACATCAAGTAAATGAAAATACTGATGGTCCTCCTGAGCAGCTTGGAGATGAGAATGCAAGCATACCAAGCATGGATGCCAATAGTAGGCAAAATGAAGaaccaaataaaaacattGGAGACTCTATGAACACTAATAAGA ATGAATCAGATCCTTCTGTAGATGATAAGGAAGGCAGGGGTGATGCATCCACcagagaaaaaattattccaGAGCAACAAGAG GTGCGAGCTGCCAAGCTGAAAAGAGGAAAACGTATTAGAGATGCACATCCCATGAGGAAAAGTCTTGCAG AAGCTGGCACATCATTCGAAACTGGAGTTAGAAGAAGCAAAAGAGTTAGGATGAGACCACTAGAATACTGGAAAGGAGAGAGATTCTTATACGAACGAGTTGAAGACG GCTTGGAGTTGATCGGCCTAAAATACATCTCTCCTGGAAAGGGTAACGATAGCCTGAAAGTGAAGCCGTATATCTTGTCGGATAAATACAAGGATATTCTTGATCTGGCAGCTCGCCATTGA
- the LOC125210779 gene encoding centromere protein C-like isoform X1: MLKEEAAAGSVDPLRGLRGLSLFPRTIRASAEAPVPSDLDSIHNTMKSLKELRSLAENVDVTNDIAEKAKDRPQERRPGLGLPRKKASFSLKPSISHPPVNLEPTLNIDHLQDPDAFFDAYERTENAKKEMQKQLGVSMDNIDLYKPSNHKRRRRPGILGKSYNYKHRYSSTPSENDDMWMSSQETVSQDIPSPPKDVLQKLINPDPNVCDVEEVDLAESMNKTEDRDNDMLEELLSCNDDDLEGEGALNILQERLKIKPLDMEKLYCLTELPDVGRTNVLTSPGSYQRQHRSSLVLDSVLTSLNKKPRMEQELVESPANSVSSPTPPRNPFGSLSLLKKKIFQPNPLRDPFSPQDIDLCPHPNSSPADPKDNLLGQVDIRNDLGHELESHVEFGRTESAIPDINSQQGNQNAGCLLEQSLSENESMQRESGSTREQASPAQLRDKIVGLADAVSAQARDKVVGQADVPKELDMFSEMESNVEFNSKNLPVCNLDKHQVNENTDGPPEQLGDENASIPSMDANSRQNEEPNKNIGDSMNTNKNESDPSVDDKEGRGDASTREKIIPEQQEVRAAKLKRGKRIRDAHPMRKSLAEAGTSFETGVRRSKRVRMRPLEYWKGERFLYERVEDGLELIGLKYISPGKGNDSLKVKPYILSDKYKDILDLAARH, translated from the exons ATGCTgaaggaggaggcggcggccgGCTCAGTCGACCCACTAAGAGGTCTCAGAGGGCTCTCACTCTTCCCGCGCACGATTAGGGCGTCAGCGGAAGCTCCGGTGCCCTCCGACCTAGATTCCATCCACAATACCATGAAATCTCTG AAAGAGTTAAGGAGTCTCGCTGAAAATGTGGATGTCACTAATGACATTGCGGAAAAAGCTAAGGATAGGCCACAAGAGCGAAGACCAGGTCTTGGACTTCCCCGTAAGAAGGCTTCATTTTCTCTGAAACCAAGTATTAG TCACCCTCCAGTCAATTTGGAGCCAACTTTAAACATTGATCACCTCCAAGATCCAGATGCCTTTTTTGATGCTTATGAGAGGACTGAAA ATGCCAAAAAAGAGATGCAAAAACAACTAGGTGTTAGTATGGACAATATAGACCTTTATAAACCATCAAATCATAAGCGCCGTCGTCGTCCGGGAATTTTAGg GAAGTCATATAATTACAAGCACCGTTACTCCTCAACGCCTTCTGAAAATGATGACATGTGGATGTCCTCCCAAGAGACAGTGTCTCAGGACATTCCAAGTCCGCCTAAAGATGTGTTACAGAAGTTAATTAACCCTGATCCTAATGTTTGTGACGTGGAAGAAGTTGACTTGGCTG AATCTATGAATAAAACAGAGGATCGAGACAATGATATGTTGGAGGAACTGTTGTCCTGTAATGATGATGATTTGGAAGGTGAGGGAGCCTTGAATATCTTGCAGGAGCGGTTGAAGATCAAACCTCTTGATATGGAGAAGCTGTACTGCTTGACTGAACTTCCTGATGTTGGAAGGACTAATGTTTTAACCTCACCAGGAAGTTATCAAAGGCAGCACAGGAGTTCACTGGTTTTAGATAGTGTGCTGACAAGTTTGAATAAGAAACCTCGTATGGAACAAGAACTTGTGGAAAGTCCAGCTAATTCTGTATCTTCACCAACTCCTCCGAGAAATCCGTTTGGATCCTTATCTTTATTGAAAAAGAAGATTTTTCAGCCTAACCCTCTCAGAGATCCATTTTCACCACAGGACATTGATCTTTGTCCGCACCCAAATTCTTCTCCTGCCGACCCCAAGGATAACCTACTTGGACAGGTCGATATCCGAAACGATTTAGGACATGAGTTGGAATCACATGTAGAGTTTGGTCGTACTGAATCTGCAATACCTGATATAAATTCTCAACAAGGAAATCAAAATGCTGGTTGTCTGCTGGAACAGTCTCTAAGTGAAAATGAAAGCATGCAAAGAGAAAGTGGCAGTACTAGGGAACAAGCTTCTCCTGCCCAACTCAGGGATAAGATAGTTGGACTGGCTGATGCTGTTTCTGCACAGGCCAGGGATAAGGTAGTTGGGCAGGCTGATGTGCCTAAGGAGTTGGACATGTTTAGTGAGATGGAGTCAAATGTAGAGTTTAATAGCAAAAATTTACCAGTTTGTAATTTGGATAAACATCAAGTAAATGAAAATACTGATGGTCCTCCTGAGCAGCTTGGAGATGAGAATGCAAGCATACCAAGCATGGATGCCAATAGTAGGCAAAATGAAGaaccaaataaaaacattGGAGACTCTATGAACACTAATAAGA ATGAATCAGATCCTTCTGTAGATGATAAGGAAGGCAGGGGTGATGCATCCACcagagaaaaaattattccaGAGCAACAAGAG GTGCGAGCTGCCAAGCTGAAAAGAGGAAAACGTATTAGAGATGCACATCCCATGAGGAAAAGTCTTGCAG AAGCTGGCACATCATTCGAAACTGGAGTTAGAAGAAGCAAAAGAGTTAGGATGAGACCACTAGAATACTGGAAAGGAGAGAGATTCTTATACGAACGAGTTGAAGACG GCTTGGAGTTGATCGGCCTAAAATACATCTCTCCTGGAAAGGGTAACGATAGCCTGAAAGTGAAGCCGTATATCTTGTCGGATAAATACAAGGATATTCTTGATCTGGCAGCTCGCCATTGA
- the LOC125210779 gene encoding centromere protein C-like isoform X2 — MLKEEAAAGSVDPLRGLRGLSLFPRTIRASAEAPVPSDLDSIHNTMKSLKELRSLAENVDVTNDIAEKAKDRPQERRPGLGLPRKKASFSLKPSISHPPVNLEPTLNIDHLQDPDAFFDAYERTENAKKEMQKQLGVSMDNIDLYKPSNHKRRRRPGILGKSYNYKHRYSSTPSENDDMWMSSQETVSQDIPSPPKDVLQKLINPDPNVCDVEEVDLAEDRDNDMLEELLSCNDDDLEGEGALNILQERLKIKPLDMEKLYCLTELPDVGRTNVLTSPGSYQRQHRSSLVLDSVLTSLNKKPRMEQELVESPANSVSSPTPPRNPFGSLSLLKKKIFQPNPLRDPFSPQDIDLCPHPNSSPADPKDNLLGQVDIRNDLGHELESHVEFGRTESAIPDINSQQGNQNAGCLLEQSLSENESMQRESGSTREQASPAQLRDKIVGLADAVSAQARDKVVGQADVPKELDMFSEMESNVEFNSKNLPVCNLDKHQVNENTDGPPEQLGDENASIPSMDANSRQNEEPNKNIGDSMNTNKNESDPSVDDKEGRGDASTREKIIPEQQEVRAAKLKRGKRIRDAHPMRKSLAEAGTSFETGVRRSKRVRMRPLEYWKGERFLYERVEDGLELIGLKYISPGKGNDSLKVKPYILSDKYKDILDLAARH, encoded by the exons ATGCTgaaggaggaggcggcggccgGCTCAGTCGACCCACTAAGAGGTCTCAGAGGGCTCTCACTCTTCCCGCGCACGATTAGGGCGTCAGCGGAAGCTCCGGTGCCCTCCGACCTAGATTCCATCCACAATACCATGAAATCTCTG AAAGAGTTAAGGAGTCTCGCTGAAAATGTGGATGTCACTAATGACATTGCGGAAAAAGCTAAGGATAGGCCACAAGAGCGAAGACCAGGTCTTGGACTTCCCCGTAAGAAGGCTTCATTTTCTCTGAAACCAAGTATTAG TCACCCTCCAGTCAATTTGGAGCCAACTTTAAACATTGATCACCTCCAAGATCCAGATGCCTTTTTTGATGCTTATGAGAGGACTGAAA ATGCCAAAAAAGAGATGCAAAAACAACTAGGTGTTAGTATGGACAATATAGACCTTTATAAACCATCAAATCATAAGCGCCGTCGTCGTCCGGGAATTTTAGg GAAGTCATATAATTACAAGCACCGTTACTCCTCAACGCCTTCTGAAAATGATGACATGTGGATGTCCTCCCAAGAGACAGTGTCTCAGGACATTCCAAGTCCGCCTAAAGATGTGTTACAGAAGTTAATTAACCCTGATCCTAATGTTTGTGACGTGGAAGAAGTTGACTTGGCTG AGGATCGAGACAATGATATGTTGGAGGAACTGTTGTCCTGTAATGATGATGATTTGGAAGGTGAGGGAGCCTTGAATATCTTGCAGGAGCGGTTGAAGATCAAACCTCTTGATATGGAGAAGCTGTACTGCTTGACTGAACTTCCTGATGTTGGAAGGACTAATGTTTTAACCTCACCAGGAAGTTATCAAAGGCAGCACAGGAGTTCACTGGTTTTAGATAGTGTGCTGACAAGTTTGAATAAGAAACCTCGTATGGAACAAGAACTTGTGGAAAGTCCAGCTAATTCTGTATCTTCACCAACTCCTCCGAGAAATCCGTTTGGATCCTTATCTTTATTGAAAAAGAAGATTTTTCAGCCTAACCCTCTCAGAGATCCATTTTCACCACAGGACATTGATCTTTGTCCGCACCCAAATTCTTCTCCTGCCGACCCCAAGGATAACCTACTTGGACAGGTCGATATCCGAAACGATTTAGGACATGAGTTGGAATCACATGTAGAGTTTGGTCGTACTGAATCTGCAATACCTGATATAAATTCTCAACAAGGAAATCAAAATGCTGGTTGTCTGCTGGAACAGTCTCTAAGTGAAAATGAAAGCATGCAAAGAGAAAGTGGCAGTACTAGGGAACAAGCTTCTCCTGCCCAACTCAGGGATAAGATAGTTGGACTGGCTGATGCTGTTTCTGCACAGGCCAGGGATAAGGTAGTTGGGCAGGCTGATGTGCCTAAGGAGTTGGACATGTTTAGTGAGATGGAGTCAAATGTAGAGTTTAATAGCAAAAATTTACCAGTTTGTAATTTGGATAAACATCAAGTAAATGAAAATACTGATGGTCCTCCTGAGCAGCTTGGAGATGAGAATGCAAGCATACCAAGCATGGATGCCAATAGTAGGCAAAATGAAGaaccaaataaaaacattGGAGACTCTATGAACACTAATAAGA ATGAATCAGATCCTTCTGTAGATGATAAGGAAGGCAGGGGTGATGCATCCACcagagaaaaaattattccaGAGCAACAAGAG GTGCGAGCTGCCAAGCTGAAAAGAGGAAAACGTATTAGAGATGCACATCCCATGAGGAAAAGTCTTGCAG AAGCTGGCACATCATTCGAAACTGGAGTTAGAAGAAGCAAAAGAGTTAGGATGAGACCACTAGAATACTGGAAAGGAGAGAGATTCTTATACGAACGAGTTGAAGACG GCTTGGAGTTGATCGGCCTAAAATACATCTCTCCTGGAAAGGGTAACGATAGCCTGAAAGTGAAGCCGTATATCTTGTCGGATAAATACAAGGATATTCTTGATCTGGCAGCTCGCCATTGA
- the LOC125212068 gene encoding protein CDI-like yields the protein MADLHPSNGVEVHNSDPASNGNAKGFKIFVGYDPREDIAYEVCRYSLLKRASIPIEISPVKQSELREKGVYWRERGKLESTEFSFSRFLTPYLANYEGWAMFMDCDFLYLDDIKKLVELIDDKYAIMCVQHDYTPKETTKMDGAVQTVYPRKNWSSMVLYNCGHPKNRSLTPEIVNNETGAFLHRFQWLEDDEIGEIPFVWNFLVGHNKVVEGDESTLPKAIHYTLGGPWFKEWKDCEFGDLWLSELEEYQTGAVRKGD from the coding sequence ATGGCGGATTTGCATCCCTCCAACGGCGTCGAGGTACATAATTCCGATCCTGCCTCCAATGGGAATGCGAAGGGTTTCAAGATTTTTGTAGGGTATGATCCTAGGGAAGACATTGCTTATGAGGTGTGCCGTTATTCTTTGTTGAAGAGGGCTTCGATCCCAATTGAGATCTCCCCAGTTAAGCAATCTGAGCTGCGTGAAAAGGGGGTTTATTGGCGTGAGAGGGGGAAATTGGAGAGCACCGAGTTCTCGTTTTCGCGGTTCTTGACGCCTTATCTAGCCAATTATGAGGGATGGGCCATGTTTATGGATTGTGATTTCTTGTACTTGGATGATATCAAGAAGCTAGTGGAGTTGATTGATGATAAGTACGCGATAATGTGCGTGCAGCACGACTACACGCCTAAGGAGACCACGAAGATGGATGGTGCAGTGCAGACTGTGTATCCTAGGAAGAATTGGTCTTCAATGGTATTGTACAATTGTGGTCACCCCAAGAATAGGAGCTTAACCCCTGAGATAGTGAATAATGAGACGGGGGCGTTTCTCCATAGGTTTCAGTGGCTGGAGGATGATGAGATTGGGGAGATCCCGTTTGTGTGGAACTTCCTTGTAGGCCACAACAAGGTTGTTGAGGGCGATGAGAGCACGTTGCCTAAGGCCATACATTACACGCTTGGTGGGCCGTGGTTTAAGGAGTGGAAGGATTGTGAGTTTGGTGATCTTTGGCTGAGTGAATTGGAGGAGTACCAGACGGGCGCTGTGAGGAAGGGAGATTAA
- the LOC125212067 gene encoding D-glycerate 3-kinase, chloroplastic, whose product MAVLTVLTPPTSSASSRRILYNFNQNDSTNCYFWRKNISKWTPPLPTIPAVSTRKIGAPHSHLHSMQSSNSSGSGCSWIKDTSSFHDKTAGQERREALSVSALPTKTAQVAAVEDLYDFICSGPLLDKVSLTPDKVAESIDKWILCGSQLCRLFRLNELFLTEPQKIRIYHYYIPVFLWCEEEISLHSSNFKDEDDIPPLVIGFSAPQGCGKTTLVFALSFLFEITGRKTATISIDDFYLTAEGQGKLRESNPDNALLEFRGNAGSHDLPFSVETLTSLQKLTREGTKMKLPRYDKSAYKGRGDRADPSTWPEVEGPLSAILFEGWMLGFKPVPAEVVKAVDPQLEVINKNLEAYYDAWDKFINSWIVIKIKDPSYVYQWRLQAEIAMRDDGKPGMSDEEVFDFVSRYLPAYKAYLPTLYAEGPSGSDPDHLLVVEIDEGRNPILAD is encoded by the exons ATGGCGGTGCTGACTGTACTAACCCCGCCAACGTCATCGGCATCCTCACGCcgcattttatataattttaatcaaaatgactctacCAATTGCTATTTTTGGAGGAAGAATATTTCCAAATGGACTCCACCACTTCCCACAATCCCCGCAGTTTCTACACGCAAAATCGGAGCGCCTCACTCACACCTACACTCGATGCAGTCTTCGAATTCATCag GGAGTGGATGTTCATGGATAAAAGACACATCTTCTTTTCATGATAAAACTGCTGGTCAGGAAAGGAGGGAAGCTTTGTCAGTTTCCGCGCTTCCTACAAAAACAGCTCAAGTTGCTGCAGTGGAGGATCTCTATGATTTTATATGCTCGGGTCCTCTCCTGGACAAAGTCAGTCTGACCCCGGATAAGGTGGCTGAATCCATCGACAAGTGGATCTTATGTGGATCACAGCTCTGCAGATTGTTTCGCCTAAATGAACTCTTTCTGACCGAGCCTCAAAAAATCCGGATATACCATTACTATATACCAGTTTTCTTGTGGTGTGAAGAGGAAATCAGTCTTCACAGTTCTAATTTCAAAGATGAAGATGATATCCCCCCATTAGTG ATTGGTTTCAGTGCACCACAAGGCTGTGGCAAGACCACACTCGTATTCGCCCTGAGTTTCCTTTTCGAAATCACTGGGAG AAAGACTGCAACTATATCCATAGATGATTTTTATCTGACCGCGGAGGGCCAG GGCAAACTGCGAGAGAGCAATCCTGACAATGCACTTCTAGAG TTCCGTGGAAATGCTGGAAGCCATGATCTTCCCTTTTCAGTTGAGACACTGACATCCCTGCAAAAATTGACAAGAGAAG GCACAAAAATGAAGCTTCCTCGTTATGACAAG TCTGCATATAAAGGTCGAGGTGACAGAGCTGACCCTTCAACGTGGCCAGAAGTGGAGGGCCCTCTCTCG GCTATCCTGTTTGAGGGTTGGATGCTTGGTTTTAAGCCTGTACCTGCTGAAGTTGTGAAAGCTGTCGACCCACAG CTggaagtaattaataaaaacctAGAAGCCTACTATGATGCATGGGACAAGTTCATCAACTCATGGATAGTTATCAAGATTAAGGATCCCAGTTACGTTTATCAGTGGCGATTGCAG GCAGAGATTGCCATGAGAGATGATGGAAAACCTGGAATGTCCGATGAGGAG GTTTTCGACTTCGTTTCAAGATATCTGCCAGCATACAAAGCATATCTCCCTACCCTCTATGCTGAAGGGCCAAGTGGGTCGGACCCGGACCATCTACTTGTGGTCGAAATCGACGAGGGCCGGAACCCCATCCTTGCCGATTAG